ctgttagaccccataccctgggacaccccagttacctttgagaccgagtctaggactgacccgaccttacaaaaataccgggaacgagcagagacaggggggagcggggcagataacgaaacttttctatgggaaaaagggaaactataccgcttgacagagaaaaagggacaacgtaggcgacagctggtagtaccccacaaataccgtcgggaaatcctcaaaataggacacgacatccccttggcaggtcacttagctataacacgtacgctacaccgcattacccacacattcttttggccaggagtacacgctgacgttaagaattactgtaatacttgcgatgtatgtcaacgagtgggaaggcgaggcgatcaccctaaagcgcatctagtcaatatgcccattgtagaggaaccctttagcagggttgctattgacctagtaggaccactggccacccctagtccctccggtaagcgctacatccttaccgtagtagactacgctacccggtaccccgaggcagtcgccctgtccaacatccaagcggatacggtagcgaatgccctggtacaagtgttctcccgggtaggatttccaaaagaaattctatccgaccggggcacccaattcacagcagaattgacccaacaactctggcaggtgtgcaaaattaaatccctcctgagttcaccctatcacccccaaacgaacggactttgtgagaggtttaacggaaccctcaagcaaatgctcaaaacgttcacacaggagtaccgagattgggaacgctttctgccgcatctcctatttgcgtatcgggaggtgccccaggaaacgacagggttctctccctttgagttgctctacggacgaaaggtacggggccccctaaacctgatccgagaacactgggaaggagagacggaaacggacggtgtccctattgtgccatacgtattggaactcagggaccgcatggagcagctagccaaatcagtgcaggctaacctccagtcggcccagaaaagacagaaagtatggtacgataggggggcccgaaggagaatctttaccgtaggacaaaaggtgttagtacttaagccggtaaagaccgacaagttacaagcatcatggcagggcccataccagatcgtagaaaaaaggggcgacaccacttatgttatagccagttgtcacgacaacaacctcaggaagacattccatgtaaacatgctcaaggaatacttggagcgccccgagaacgtgaccgccgtatgttgtcctccccaggaagaccccgacagtctacccattcccgacttgctggaaaagagtccacccacaggggtagtgacccaggttcagataggagaccgacttagccccactgaaagggagcagctcaatacactcctccagtccaagcacctcacgttctcccagaaaccagggtacaccaccttaactacccaccaggtcgatacccccggacaaacacccttacgccaacccccgtatcgcatccccaaGGCCGTTAGAgccggaatgaagaaggagatagatgagatgctccaactcagggtgattgagccctccgatagtccctgggcctccccggttgtcctggtacccaagaaagatgggacaacccggttctgtgtggactataggagactcaatgaaaaaacagtaacagacgcctaccctatgcccagggtagacgagctacttgatcgcatagccaggggaaattacctgaccactatcgacctctgtaagggttactggcagattcccctggccccggaggctatccccaagtcggccttcgtcacccccttcggcctataccagtttaaggtaatgccgtttgggatgaagaacgcccccgctacattccagcgcttggtggatagactcctggatggcttccagggttttgcctgtgcatacctggacgacatagcgattcacagtgagtcctgggaggaccacttagctcacgtaggaatggttctggatcagatccgggcggctggcctgactctgaaaccagaaaaatgtcactttgggatggccgaggtacagtacctgggtcatcgggtggggtgcggaaaacagcgaccagagccggccaagatagaagctgttgccaactggcccacccccatcacaaaaacccaggttttagcctttctgggcacagcagggtactatagacgatttgtacccgactacagcacacttgccaaacctttgactgacttgaccaagaaaaacttacctcgacaggtcctgtggtctccccactgtgaaacggcttttcaggccctcaaaaatgctttggttaatgctcctgtcttggcggccccagcccttaacaaacgttttatcgtccatacagacgcttccatgttcgggctgggagccgtccttagccaagtaggtgaagatggaggggagcacccagtggcctacatcagccggaagctcctgccccgcgaagtcagctatgcagcgattgaaaaggagtgtttggccttggtatgggcattaaagaaattgactccctatttatatggacaagagttcactctggtcaccgaccataacccgttggtgtggctaaaccgggtctctggagataacggcaggttattacgttggagcttatcattacaacccttcaatttcaccatttcctaccgacccgggaaacagaatggcaatgcggacgggttgtccagacaaacggacctcagcccagcataaccagcggtctggacagccttagtctgccccgaaaaggggtcagacggtgtctgccagagtgttccacaaaaagggagcactgttacaaaactgttacaaaaaccttattgcactgtgtacttttcaatgctattttcgcctttctgacttatgtgcagtcgttggtatggttcagcacgaatcctttgtgtaagcgtataggtggccgccatttcgggactttgcacgtgttcgcggccatcttacgtacgaacagcggtgtttgccagcaatcgtctggaactaaaaacggagacgcacccaggcgaacaccgctgagacctgcaggatagcataacttcgtgctggacctaccgaacagcccaccgttcggtaggacgattactctccgcagggggagtacagcgacctccaggataactatggatgaccatgggttcgtggagttttcccgtacgaacggagaccgaccgcaaggcctaaacgtgtggaactattttcggccagaaagtctgtgcggtcggtcaaaactttgaaaacccctaactcctgaaccgtccatccgaacgggttggttttcggatatgttgctcccctgaacaagacctgtacagcggtgtaggatttaaaggggtaccccctggtttcggggtacatccagaacttggttgaaaatatgtactgtataattgggttaactgtttatctgaggggaggagatgtgtgggaggtacccaatatgtgattggtgattttatgcctccccctgggagtatcctgtttacatgtaaccacagtaaaaagcaggctggtcagcccagtcctcagttcttacttgaccctcaaatcgctgctttgactcgttttgtgggtagaaaaggtatcctagctatgctatagctagtgggatgtttccacacttacaggactcgtatggaatactatggaactcggctctcccctcttcagcaactaggaatccagacaactaaacggtccagctctcagctagcctaagggtaaccgtaacacatACCTACCTGGTataggacaggatccttcagccatatacatcccTACCTAGTataggacaggatccttcagccatacatATACCTACCTAGTATAGGAcatgatccttcagccatatacatcccTACCTGATATAGGAcatgatccttcagccatatacatcccTACCTGGTATAGGACTGGTTCCTGCAGCCATATACATCACTACCTGGTATAGGACAATATCATTTAGCCATATACATCCCTACCTAGTATAGGATAGGatacttcagccatatacatcccTACCTAGTATAGGACAGGATACTTCAGCCATGCACACATATACCTACCTAGTataggacaggatccttcagccatacatATACCTACCTAGTATAGGACATGatcattcagccatatacatccCTACCTAGTATAGGACAGGATCCTTCAACCATATACATTCCTACCTGGTATAGgataggatccttcagccatatacatcccTACCTGGTATAgggcaggatccttcagccatatacatcccTACCTGGTATAGGACAGGATCATTTAGCCATAAACATACCTACCTAGTATAGgataggatccttcagccatataaatCCCTACCTGGTataggacaggatccttcagccatatacatacctACCTGGTataggacaggatccttcagccatatacatcccTACCTAGTataggacaggatccttcagccatacatATACCTACCTAGTATAGGACATGATCCTTCAGCCATACATATACCTACctagatccttcagccatatacatcccTACCTAGTataggacaggatccttcagccatatacatcccTACCTAGTataggacaggatccttcagccatatacatctcTACTTGGTataggacaggatccttcagccatatacatcccTACCTAGTTTAGGACAGGATCCGTAAGCCATATACATCCCTACCTGGTataggacaggatccttcagccatatacatcccTACCTAGTATAGGACAGGattcttcagccatatacatcccTATCTGGTATAGGATAGGATCATTCAGCCATGTACATTCCTACCTGGTATAGgataggatccttcagccatatacatcccTACCTGGTATAGgataggatccttcagccatatacatcccTACCTGGTataggacaggatccttcagccatatacatcccTACCTAGTATAGGACAGGattcttcagccatatacatcccTACCTGTTataggacaggatccttcagccatatacatcccTACCTAGTATAGGACAGGatcattcagccatatacatccCTACCTAGTATAGgataggatccttcagccatatacatcccTACCTGGTATAGGACAGGACCCTTTAgccatatacatccctacatagTATAGgataggatccttcagccatatacatcccTACCTGGTATAGgataggatccttcagccatatacaaacacctggggtcagacagtgtttgactcTGACAGCTAGTCTCTATGATCTTCCATTCtcttgtgcagggagtgaagcagggaagaccatagagactaacggTCGGTTTTTAAACAAGGCTGGACCCAAGGTGTTTGTATATGACTCAAGGATTCCATCATATACTAAAAGTTGGGGATGAgcctttttcatttttacataaagtcatttaaaatacatatatttccgttcaaaacttgatgaaataattatttgtgaaaaaaaataattttgaggtGACGATTCTCTTGTAATAAAAGGCTCTTCCCTTGATCTGTTCGTATATCTCAACACCACGAAGGGGAACGTAGAAACATAAATAATAGAGAGAGAAGCAAATATAGATATGGTGAACCACGTCTTCATTTACTCACGTTTTTAATCATCAAATAGACACATCACACCCAGTGATCACACTGGATCCTTAAGACCTTCTACAGGATACACTCACCCTACATATTATGTCACGGATACTTCCTCTGGGCTTAAACCATAAACATTTCCTTGGTATGATAAAACACCGGATAATTAAACAATGCCGGTCCTTCAGCCATATATACCTGTATACCTGTTAAAATAATATTCCAGTCTATTGGTCCTGTGCTCCAGGTTATATTCCACGTACAGTTAATAATGTTAACAAAATACGTTTCTAGAATGCTAATAGTGATATGAGAGTTGCCATTTACTCCTCCCCCCAAATGACTGCAAGAATGTTAAAATATTTCACGATTTACTATTTGAAAGGAGAGAAGGAGGTGTCATTGTCAGTTATTTGCAGACATAAAATGGGTGGATTGGGTTTCTGGCAGAGAAATGAATTCCTCGACAAGCTGGTAACAATGATTGCTCACTTGTTGCAGCAATACTACCGGAACGCAATGTAAACTTACTATAACACTTTACGTAGAGATACTCCATGGGAATTAACATTCCAGGTGCTTGTTCCTCTCTGAGAATACAATACAAAGTGCAAGGTCTGCACACCAAGAGTCACACATATAGAACAGAGatagaaatattaaataatgtcataCTGCAATGAGATTAAAAACAGAGACATCACAGTATAACAACTCACATCATCTGCAAGCCATATCCATGTCCATCTGGATAGTAATACTCGACTTCTGCTGCTACTTGGAGGATCGAGAAGATGCGGAGGACTTGTAGTGCAGTGTTTACACAATAAATTTAAACATTGTGTGTTGTCTTCCTATGGAGAACTAAGGAGATTGGCTGGGCTGCCATTCATTTACACCTAGAGAACATTGTGGTTTTTTTAGCTGGTGCTAGAAGTGCTCCCTCTGGTGGTCATGCATGTCAGTGCTCTCTGTCAGATAGTGTGCGTTCAATGTATTCTGACCATAACAACAAACAGCATCGCGCTCTGTGCCTGGACAATGATTGTCAGTGTGCGTGGGACCATAACTTTCCATGTAAGAATGGGAAATGTATGAGAAATAGCCGGAACCCCATAGATGCCAGGATCTACTAGTATAGATAAGCACTATTGCTCGGTGCAGTTGGCATCATGACAAAGGATCACGGTCGCTCCTTCATACATGTGACATTGTTAACACGGGATCTTCTATAATTCACAGGGAGACATTCAAGCAATGTATGTTCCTATGTACCGGATCatccactgaagtgagaattcaaagtgaattaaaatgtgaggacaaaatagccaaactagaaaaagtCAGCTCTGTTTCCATTTCCCTGGtcaaaaattttaaattaactgaATTCTactcaaatgttttttattgaaaagaTGTTTGAAAAGGttacaaacattttaaaattgtagAAGGGCGGGAggctgggggagggggaagagggagaAACAGAAACTAAAAAGGGGGATAAAGCATGCATCCAAATGTAGGTGGCACTAACGGACCCCGTGTGTGCAGGGAGCTAACCCTGAGAGCCCGGCCAGGATTCTGTGTTACATGCTTACTCCAAGCATGTCAGGGTTATGATGCCAAGAGTACCCTGGCCCCATTCACCAGTAATGGGGCAACCGGTTTGTAATGATATACCCTCTTACCCGGGTCCTACAGGGCGCTGAGCCTTCTAACATGTAGAGCTGCAGAGGTCGGACGCCAATCCTGCCAGTCTTTCATTGACTGAGAACGTTAGCTaagctctctcagccaatgaatgatccTCTGTGCGTTGAACATGCACAGACATTATCCGGCACAGAACTCACATTCCAGACTGGTTAATGATGCCCAGTGATGGGactggaagtgacatcactggGAAGTGACAATCTGGCAGCCAAGGGGTTACCAGGGTTAccgggcaccatgaccacttcaaatcactgagctGGTCATGGTAACACTTTAACCATAGAAGATATTGGTATAGCAAGAACTTCCATCAactcaatattttaatatttctgctGAGGATGTATTATACATAACAAGCACGTCCGTAAAACATAAACCAACAATATTTATCAGTTGTGTGATGCTCGCTGTATTTATCATATATTGTCGCGATCCCTGGTAGTGATGGTGAAATAGTGCGCAACGATTGGATGACAAAATAGTTTAAACGGCAAATGAAATAATTTTACTTTACTTGGCATAGACTGACACTTACACAATAGACTATTAAGGATAACTTAAACTCATTAACACAGGACAATAGCAAACATGCAAGGGTATGGTCTACAGCCAGGGATTAAGGTAATCCACAAGATTACAATAACATTTtgatagcgccaacatattccacagcgctgagAGTAGCCAGAAACGAGAGTCAGGATCTGAAGCCAATGATGAGAAGTGTAGCCCAAATGGGTTACTTTGGGCCGACATGAAGAAAAGCTGCAATGGAACAAGGTTACTCATGACAAGGCACAACAGGGGGATTCGATACTCGAGCAATCAGGGAAGAAATTAGCAAGTTCTAAAAACGAGAGAATTAATCACTATATCGTGACATCATTGAACAACGAATATGAGTTAACTTTACTTGGGGGgcattttaataaatacataatgcTTGGTCCTTATAACAacactatttaaaatatatatgttcagagtTGTGCATCTCTATATTTTTCTAAAGATCAAATTAAATTGGAGAAGTTTCTTGGGATGTCCACGTAATCATTATAATATGATATGTGCGAGACTGGATAGCTTCCTGTTTCAAGGTTAATACTTCAGTATTTGATCCATTGCTCGATCTTCCCAGGTCGGATCAATATCCATTTTTGGGGAAACTAGTGTCCAGCATTATTTACCTAATTTGAATAAATGGAGAGAAGATGTTACTCTATAGTACACATTCCGAACTGCCCCCCGACTAACTACCTCAAATTCTAAATAAGAACCTTATCATTGGGTGATCGCCCTAGTCTTCACCCTTTCGTGATAAGCAAAGTATGGTCCTATTATTTGCTGGTGGATTATCAGATCCCTCGAGGCAAGTTGATGAACTGGTTAACTAAAAGCAGCTTGTTGGGTTTcaatgtatttgttttaaatgttgaAAAAGTAATGCGAGAAAGAGGAAGCTTAAGGGGTACTCGTATTGGGGTTAACCCAGAAACTAAAGAAGTTAGTAGAAAAGAGAAGGTGAGTGCccttaaaatttaacttttattagtaattataaaattAGAGTCTGAATGTCCTAAAGAGGAATTCTATTCATAAGTAGTAATGTGTACAAAATGCCAACGTATTGACAATCACATATCCGTGACTTATCAATGGAGAAATGATAAAGTATAATGGACAATATTAACGAACATATGGAATTCTACCAGCTGGTATCTTACCGAGCATGTGGTAGTCCATAAAGTCTAGCAATTATTGCTTGCCACAGGAAGAAGTGTAAATACTAATAGACCTATATCAAATAGGGAAATAGCAAGCTAAAAAGATAAAGTAaacctaagtatatatatatataaaaaaaaaaaggaatagctTGATaatggaaaaagaaataaatgaggttctgttcaaaagttttcagaaaCCTTCATCTAGTGATGTGTGAATTCACATGGGCTATATACAGTTGGTCTCTGTATTGTGGCAGGTTTGTTGTAAAGATACAAAGTAACATAGCTGTAGCATAAAAAAGAGGGATCTTGTAACAAATCACTAAATAGAACTGAAATAGTAGTGAACTGTGTGCCAAGCGACGTTTTGCAATTCACATGGGCTATATACAGTTAGTCTCTGTATTGTGGCAGGTTTGTTTGTCAAGATACAACGTGTCCTAGCTGGAGCCTAAAAGGAAAAGATAGAATCACAAGTCTCTGAAATACTAGTGAACTTAGTGCCAAGCGATATGGGACGCTGCACATAAAATCTGATAGTTAGTACACTAAATATATGATCATAGATAATACATCACTAGATGAAGGTTTCTGAAAAGTTCTGAACAGAACCTCATTACGATCAACACACTTTAGTGATTATCACATTCACCCTTCTGTATATACTTTAGttcatttatttctttttccattATCAAgctattcattatttttatatatatatatatatactttggttTACTTTATCTTTTTAGCTTGCTATTTCCCTATTTGATATAGGTGTATTAGTATTTACACTTCTTCCTGTGGCAAGCAATAATTGCTAGACTTGGACTACCACATGCTCGGTAAGATACCAGCTGGTAGAATTTCATATGTTCGTTAATATTTCCTATTTCAGCCTGGGAACTTGGCCATTATACTTTATCATTCCTCCATTGATAAGTCATGGATATGTGATTGTCAATACGTTGGCATTTTGTACACATTACTActtgttttaaatgttatttctttTAATCACAAATATTTGCTTTTGTGTAGTCATATCACAAAGGAGGCCAGGCAAACAAGCAGTGTGAAATTCTGGGCATGGCTTCCCAGTGGTTGCATAATTTATTTAATGATGTAAATAGAATCACCACCAATTGCAATTGCTCATTTTCAGCCGTGTGCTGAAAACTAACCTGTAGATTTACTGTTTGAGTTTAGAATTATCTTTGAAATGATAAAACAGGTTTGTTTGATGGGCATATTGTGTTgaattttaatattgtgttttagTGCAATCCACCAAGATCTGTACCTGCATCACTGCTAATTCATATAACAAGATAAcagagtataaaataaaaaatatattaaattgtgCTCAAATTTCTAAATCCCTACGCAGAAACCTCCCAGGACAGTAAGAGTTGTCATCATGATAATGATGAAGTTATTGTTTGatgtttaaaagttttttttttgtgtttagatCAGATCTCAGTAGAATAATGTAACATTTAGGGATGAAGATACAGCACAGAAGTCCCATACTTGAGGCCACAATTGTGAAGATCTCCACGACCACCGTATATTTGCCTCTGGTACTAAGATAGACCGGGATGAACAAGATCCAGACACTACAGACCAGGAGCATGCTGAAGGTGATATACTGAGCTTCGTTGAACGTGTTGGGAAGTTTTCTTGCCATAAATGCCAGCATAAAACTCAACATGGCTAGAAACCCCATGTACCCAATTGCCAAGTAGAACAGCATGACAGACCCTTCGTTACATTGTATAATTATTTTGTCACGCATTGATTGGGTGTCATAGTCTTGAAATGGAGGAGCCCAAACCAACCACACAATGCATATCACAACCTCACCGAATGTCCCCAGGATGACGATGCTAGAAGATACTCGGGTTCCGACCCAGTTCCGCAATCTGCTGTTGGGTCTTGTAGCACTGAAAGCAATGATAACTGTAAAAGTTTTTGCTaaaacacaggaaacagcaatagTAAAAATAATTCCAAAAGCTGCTTGTCGGAGCTGGCAGGTGATCGTCAAAGGACGTCCGATGAAAAGCAGAGCAGACAGGAAACACAGAGCCAGGGACAGGAGAAGGATGTAGCTAAGGTTCTGGTTATTGGCTTTCACAACTGGCGTGTCATTATGTTTTCTGAAGATACATAAtactgcaagggtgagcattgtaaagaaaagtgaaacagCAGCCATGCCACCACCTAGTGGATCATCAAAGGAAAGGAATTCAATGCTTCTTGGAATACACATAGCTCTACTTTTATCAGGCCAATGGTCCTCCGGACACTTAAAGCAATTATCTGCATctggaaattaaaaatacatattactcATTACTCATGTTACTTATGTTGCCTTGTCAATAACCTTGTAATACTAAATCAGTGGTCAATTTACAGCTTAAAATGTAAAGTGAACTTAATAAATACTGCCTCCGGGTTACACTGAAATTCATGCATGCCAAGCTGGCTAAGATGGCCCAACTATTTGTAAATCGGTTGGCTGCCAATGCAAAAGAACTTACTATCCGAACTGTgagaaatggttcttatctgttgtaacaacttttcttcttttaaatgtaaataatctGCATTGCAGCCTCCATTAGGaggtacaaaaatatatttttttattataccaGGGAATTCAATGCAAATGTATGCATTTCGTGTGCACACATGATCATAGGTGAATGACCCAACCCTCTAGCACTCTAGTTAAAACGGGCAAAGGCTAATTTTTACCACCGGGGCTGAAGGGGTCATtttctcaaaaaataaaataggcaGTTATAGTACTCTAGATGCTGGGACATCTTCCGTCATGTTTTTAGTTTCTTCTATTGAGGGTGTTTGATTTTAGTTTTGGTGCACAGCTAAAAAACCTAAAGGGACATTCGGATCACGTGGATGGAGGGGATCCTTATCACCATCACAGAACTCAGGTGGTGGAAAGACATCACCAGTTCTACACTTGTCCACTGTTACTTTTA
This region of Pelobates fuscus isolate aPelFus1 chromosome 2, aPelFus1.pri, whole genome shotgun sequence genomic DNA includes:
- the LOC134585910 gene encoding vomeronasal type-2 receptor 26-like, with the protein product MVETLFSNLPTPRSTCSKSCVPGYRKVALEGQPKCCYDCILCSEGQISNITDADNCFKCPEDHWPDKSRAMCIPRSIEFLSFDDPLGGGMAAVSLFFTMLTLAVLCIFRKHNDTPVVKANNQNLSYILLLSLALCFLSALLFIGRPLTITCQLRQAAFGIIFTIAVSCVLAKTFTVIIAFSATRPNSRLRNWVGTRVSSSIVILGTFGEVVICIVWLVWAPPFQDYDTQSMRDKIIIQCNEGSVMLFYLAIGYMGFLAMLSFMLAFMARKLPNTFNEAQYITFSMLLVCSVWILFIPVYLSTRGKYTVVVEIFTIVASSMGLLCCIFIPKCYIILLRSDLNTKKKLLNIKQ